The following coding sequences lie in one Cherax quadricarinatus isolate ZL_2023a chromosome 6, ASM3850222v1, whole genome shotgun sequence genomic window:
- the LOC138851884 gene encoding protein extra-macrochaetae-like, with translation MKAERCTSPVQAVMGVLEGKAGKPSSKAEATQVLMYLDRLQQLVPQCPKDRPVSRLELIQFVIDYINDLQEELATPLQEDDTNSSDSVFEEKTEEDPTS, from the coding sequence ATGAAGGCTGAGCGCTGCACCTCTCCCGTACAGGCTGTGATGGGAGTACTGGAAGGGAAGGCTGGCAAGCCCTCTAGTAAAGCCGAGGCCACTCAAGTCCTCATGTACTTGGACCGTCTGCAGCAACTGGTTCCACAGTGCCCCAAGGATCGTCCAGTGTCCCGCCTAGAGCTCATCCAGTTTGTTATTGACTATATCAACGACCTTCAAGAGGAGTTGGCCACGCCCCTTCAGGAGGATGACACCAACAGCAGCGACTCCGTCTTCGAGGAGAAAACGGAGGAGGACCCCACTTCCTGA